One window of Papaver somniferum cultivar HN1 chromosome 9, ASM357369v1, whole genome shotgun sequence genomic DNA carries:
- the LOC113312586 gene encoding uncharacterized protein LOC113312586 has product MVLDFEKHVEESTQATQPNVAENINPGGSQVIVNLDDDSFGTEFWKSASDKVDIVEEAVNATKEPVLHLENLNGDDFHPEDQTWSQALIYSEGEDDADWKEFLHNFSMKSNSCEGSEEADEDDHYDQLLETDDEVEAVKEVKEPLIDFEIEEGKIKEIGNRSEDGYSPEMVDRLLPNHEVRVVDNGPYINVNNVPVRNVDNGQQWFDDSDFEDFLAAADLEDPELFPEPEHEIQVIADDRIEEGMEFPDKTAFKKHLRKYCVSTRTVYRFTKSDNIRVKAVCKGFGDPILCLWYISARRIPGEATWSIRYFHLHHTCIGDPYGRNSCANPEFVAQHVINKLRESHGKTVPKPSEIAAEFWTSHNTLIPYHVAWKARNNVLERINGSFDESFRLIPSLCEMTKRTNPGSIATFTYERDNRFESVTIFFDAPMRGFINGCRNVVGLDGCHLKGKYGGCLLSATALDGHNRLVPLGIMVCRNECAENWFLFLNNLKTILVDHPVEPINFISDRQKGLRDAVQKLFPTSPHRFCFRHMYANFKTHYKGSKLHTLFWNAARAYKPKHFQAHMDSMMSENVSACEYLMGEDPKSWCRAFFDHKSASGDGAFYKRRNACVGWDSGDLVPTAKKLLKKMFKIIGEYKVEGAVTGNFYEVTSIHNTVFTVDLEKHTCSCMQWKLRGFPCQHAVCALQQRRPNWVEYCARYYSVDNYRTTYAPDMVPLEGPEDWDEPRTTIVPPLLIMKPGRPRKNRRKAYNETLSEKKVRCCSKCKSPGHNNTTCSGGAIGSNPKRKKSTSEEGGLAFQSQSSSQAGSAGGSMLATKKPRNATTQQ; this is encoded by the exons ATGGTTCTAGATTTTGAGAAACATGTCGAGGAATCGACACAGGCTACTCAACCAAATGTTGCTGAAAACATCAACCCTGGTGGCAGTCAGGTCATTGTGAATCTAGATGATGATTCATTTGGTACTGAATTCTGGAAGTCGGCCTCGGATAAAGTAGATATTGTTGAAGAAGCAGTAAATGCTACCAAGGAACCAGTGTTGCACCTTGAAAATCTTAATGGAGATGACTTCCATCCTGAAGACCAAACATGGAGCCAAGCACTCATATACAGTGAGGGTGAAGATGATGCAGACTGGAAGGAATTTTTACACAATTTTAGTATGAAAAGCAACAGTTGTGAGGGTAGCGAGGAAGCAGATGAAG ATGATCATTATGACCAATTGTTGGAGACAGATGATGAAGTTGAAG CTGTCAAGGAAGTTAAGGAACCACTGATTGATTTTGAGATTGAAGAGGGTAAAATAAAGGAAATTGGTAACAGATCAGAAGATGGTTATAGTCCTGAAATGGTTGATAGGCTATTACCTAATCATGAAGTTAGAGTGGTTGATAATGGGccttacataaatgttaataatgtgCCTGTAAGGAATGTTGATAACGGGCAACAGTGGTTTGATGACAGTGATTTTGAAgatttccttgctgctgctgatttAGAGGATCCTGAGTTATTCCCTGAACCAGAACATGAGATACAAGTTATAGCTGATGACAGAATTGAGGAGGGGATGGAATTTCCTGACAAGACCGCTTTTAAGAAACATCTCAGAAAATATTGTGTATCTACTAGGACAGTATACAGGTTTACGAAGAGTGATAATATTAGAGTCAAAGCTGTGTGCAAAGGCTTTGGAGATCCCATTCTATGTCTGTGGTATATATCTGCAAGGAGGATCCCTGGTGAGGCGACTTGGAGCATAAGATATTTCCACTTGCACCATACTTGTATTGGGGATCCTTATGGCAGGAATTCATGTGCAAATCCTGAATTTGTAGCTCAACATGTGATCAACAAGCTAAGGGAGTCGCATGGCAAGACTGTACCCAAACCTTCTGAGATTGCTGCCGAGTTTTGGACAAGCCACAACACCTTGATCCCGTATCACGTTGCATGGAAGGCTAGAAACAATGTGTTGGAGAGGATAAACGGAAGCTTTGATGAGAGTTTTAGACTCATACCAAGTCTGTGTGAAATGACCAAAAGGACTAATCCCGGATCAATTGCTACTTTCACTTACGAAAG AGACAATCGTTTTGAATCTGTGACCATATTTTTTGATGCCCCTATGAGGGGTTTTATAAATGGTTGTAGAAATGTAGTTGGGTTGGATGGATGTCACCTGAAGGGAAAGTATGGTGGATGCCTACTATCTGCCACTGCTCTTGATGGGCATAATAGATTGGTTCCTTTAGGTATCATGGTATGTAGAAACGAGTGTGCGGAGAACTGGTTCTTGTTCTTGAATAATCTCAAGACTATATTGGTTGATCATCCCGTTGAGCCAATCAACTTCATATCTGATAGACAGAAGGGTCTGAGAGACGCTGTCCAAAAGTTGTTCCCTACTTCACCACATAGGTTCTGCTTCAG GCACATGTATGCAAACTTCAAAACGCACTACAAGGGATCTAAACTGCACACACTTTTCTGGAATGCTGCTAGAGCTTATAAGCCTAAACACTTTCAG GCACACATGGATAGTATGATGTCAGAGAATGTTAGTGCTTGTGAGTATTTGATGGGCGAGGATCCTAAAAGCTGGTGCAGGGCCTTTTTTGACCACAAGAGCGCTT CTGGTGATGGGGCTTTTTACAAGAGAAGAAATGCTTGTGTTGGATGGGATTCTGGGGATTTGGTTCCTACTGCCAAAAAATTACTGAAGAAGATGTTTAAGATAATAGGGGAATATAAGGTAGAAGGAGCGGTTACTGGCAATTTTTATGAAGTCACAAGCATACATAATACAGTATTCACTGTTGACCTTGAGAAACATACTTGCAGCTGCATGCAATGGAAGCTGAGGGGTTTCCCCTGTCAACATGCTGTCTGTGCTCTGCAGCAAAGGAGACCCAATTGGGTTGA GTATTGTGCCAGATACTACTCGGTGGATAACTACAGGACCACTTATGCCCCTGATATGGTACCATTGGAAGGGCCTGAGGACTGGGATGAG CCAAGAACAACTATTGTTCCTCCATTGCTCATTATGAAACCAGGCAGGCCTAGGAAGAACAGAAGGAAGGCCTATAATGAGACCCTATCCGAGAAGAAAGTCAGGTGCTGCAGCAAATGCAAGAGTCCTGGTCACAACAACACAACTTGTTCTGGTGGTGCAATTGGCTCTAATCCAAAGAGAAAGAAGTCTACATCTGAAGAAGGCGGACTGGCGTTTCAATCCCAATCATCATCACAAGCTGGAAGTGCTGGTGGTTCTATGCTTGCAACGAAGAAGCCAAGAAACGCTACGACTCAGCAGTAG
- the LOC113308805 gene encoding protein GUCD1-like: protein MWPLHILLNKFLRNEDGDSIEEKETCCSLVRTYPFKQSVENQDVILPRSHFVDVPHVGQLCSWDCGLACIVMVLRTIGIDQCNIQALTELCTTTSVWTVDLAYLLQKYSVSFSFFTVTVGANPDYSVETFYKEQLPNDQMRVDKLFQKAVESGIDIQCRSISSEELSVLILSGNYVAIALVDQDKLSRSWMDDVCVSGLCSGNSGYTGHYVVICGYDMEKDEFEMRDPASSRNYDRVSMECLEEARKSYGTDEDLLLISLEKREVGQKFSL from the exons ATGTGGCCATTACATATCTTGCTCAACAAATTTTTAAGAAATGAAGATGGCGACAGCATAGAAGAGAAAGAAACTTGTTGTAGTCTGGTTAGAACATATCCATTTAAACAGTCTGTGGAAAACCAAGATGTTATACTGCCTCGCTCACACTTTGTTGAC GTTCCTCATGTAGGGCAGCTATGTTCTTGGGATTGCGGTCTTGCGTGTATTGTTATGGTTTTAAGAACTATTGGCATCGATCAATGTAACATTCAGGCATTAACAGAGCTTTGTACCACAACAAG TGTTTGGACAGTGGACCTTGCGTATCTGCTGCAGAAGTATTCTGTTAGTTTTTCCTTCTTTACTGTTACTGTTGGAGCAAATCCAGATTATTCTGTGGAGACCTTTTACAAG GAGCAGTTGCCTAATGATCAGATGCGAGTTGATAAATTATTCCAAAAAGCTGTGGAATCTGGAATCGACATACAG TGCAGATCGATAAGCAGTGAAGAGCTTTCGGTCCTTATATTGTCAGGGAACTATGTAGCTATTGCATTGGTGGACCAGGATAAACTGAG TCGGTCTTGGATGGATGATGTTTGTGTCTCAGGCTTGTGTAGTGGAAACTCAGGCTATACAG GTCACTATGTTGTAATTTGCGGATATGACATGGAGAAAGATGAGTTTGAGATGAGAGATCCAGCCAGTTCTAG GAACTATGACAGAGTATCGATGGAGTGTTTAGAAGAAGCTCGAAAATCATATGGTACTGATGAAGATCTTCTCCTG ATTTCATTGGAGAAGAGAGAGGTTGGACAAAAGTTCTCTCTGTAA